Proteins from a genomic interval of Candidatus Margulisiibacteriota bacterium:
- a CDS encoding DUF2779 domain-containing protein, with protein MTKTQRPLISKGKYIHGIQCLKLLWIEYNNKKAIPAPAVFDLEIMKQGIAVGKLARELFPNGIEIEWSKDPFEVERASLAAIKKRKPVFEAGFTHRRGYAIADILEPSKGGSWNIIEVKSTTDVKEDHLYDVAFQKYVCEGKGVKIDKCFVMHLNRDYHRGKDLDLKDLFVKYDVTERTEEYSANTDLFLGKMALVIDGKEPEAQVGKQCRGCALEEKCWSFLPDDHVFMLRNRKDASWALMEKGILSMKNIPDDFELNDKHAIQVACHKSGSPNINKEELSAFLERIEYPLYLLDFETVAPAVPMFQNCRPYEDVPFQFSLHVIESASSKAQHHQFLWKDRTDPRKALLKELKELLADKGSIMAYNAAFEIKCLKNCADAFTEYSDWFETIRTRFIDLLEPFKKLDYYHPRQQGSASMKYVLPALTGISYKGMEIAEGGMARIEYMRAAYDENTAEEEKKRIYGALEKYCELDTKGMIDILGVLQKSVGYQP; from the coding sequence ATGACAAAGACGCAAAGGCCTCTTATCTCAAAAGGAAAGTACATCCACGGGATCCAATGCCTTAAACTGCTCTGGATTGAATACAACAACAAGAAAGCCATCCCCGCCCCCGCCGTATTTGACCTTGAGATAATGAAACAGGGTATCGCTGTGGGAAAACTGGCCAGAGAACTTTTCCCTAACGGCATAGAAATAGAGTGGTCCAAGGACCCTTTTGAAGTGGAAAGGGCGTCTCTTGCGGCCATTAAAAAAAGAAAACCTGTTTTTGAGGCCGGGTTCACGCACCGGCGCGGCTATGCAATAGCCGATATACTGGAGCCTTCCAAAGGCGGCAGTTGGAACATAATAGAAGTTAAAAGCACCACCGATGTAAAAGAGGACCATTTATATGATGTCGCCTTCCAGAAATATGTCTGCGAAGGAAAAGGGGTAAAGATAGATAAATGCTTTGTCATGCACCTAAACAGGGATTATCACAGAGGAAAGGACCTCGACCTTAAGGATCTGTTCGTCAAATATGATGTGACGGAAAGGACCGAGGAATACAGCGCCAACACAGACCTTTTCCTCGGCAAAATGGCACTGGTAATTGACGGTAAGGAGCCTGAGGCACAGGTCGGCAAGCAGTGCAGAGGCTGTGCGCTGGAGGAAAAGTGCTGGTCATTTCTTCCCGATGACCATGTTTTTATGCTCCGCAACAGAAAGGACGCTTCCTGGGCTCTGATGGAAAAAGGCATTTTGTCCATGAAGAATATTCCGGACGATTTTGAACTGAACGACAAACACGCAATCCAGGTGGCCTGCCATAAGTCGGGAAGCCCCAATATAAACAAAGAAGAGCTCTCCGCTTTCCTTGAGCGCATTGAATATCCTCTGTACCTGCTTGACTTTGAAACCGTTGCCCCTGCAGTGCCTATGTTCCAAAACTGCAGGCCCTATGAGGATGTCCCTTTCCAGTTCTCGCTCCATGTTATCGAAAGCGCGAGCTCCAAAGCACAACACCACCAATTTCTCTGGAAAGACCGCACAGATCCGAGAAAAGCACTTCTTAAGGAACTTAAGGAGCTGCTCGCCGACAAGGGTTCGATCATGGCTTACAATGCTGCTTTCGAGATCAAATGCCTTAAGAACTGCGCCGACGCTTTTACCGAATACTCGGACTGGTTCGAAACGATAAGAACAAGGTTCATAGACCTGCTCGAGCCGTTCAAAAAGCTGGACTATTATCATCCCCGTCAGCAAGGCAGCGCCTCAATGAAATATGTGCTGCCTGCCCTGACCGGCATTTCCTACAAAGGCATGGAGATAGCCGAGGGAGGGATGGCAAGGATAGAGTACATGCGCGCCGCCTATGATGAGAACACGGCTGAAGAAGAAAAGAAAAGGATTTACGGAGCACTTGAAAAATACTGCGAACTAGACACAAAGGGGATGATCGATATCCTGGGTGTCCTACAAAAATCTGTTGGCTATCAGCCCTAG
- a CDS encoding permease yields MEHTHCVPEKEGCCCKVQTPQPLWKNRLFIITLVYFAVFYFGNFVGALSPLSMALWMYSGVIALPVLLGLLIGGLIDWLVPSEYISKLLARKKKRTIPYAVISGFLMSACSHGILAISIQLYKKGASTPSVVAFLLASPWANLPLTMIMFGFFGIRALFIIFGAVVIALISGYIFMFLEGRNLVDSNPNTVEVEDSFSILKDAALRLSRVKVGLLPALEGAKAVWKGTLALADMVLWWIMLGAFLSSLAAAYVPSGIFQNYMGPTVAGLLATLLLATVIEICSEGSAPLAFEIFRQTGALGNSFVFLMAGVVTDYTEIGLLWANIGWRTALWLPAVAVPQTIILGLIANRFL; encoded by the coding sequence ATGGAACACACACATTGCGTGCCCGAAAAAGAGGGTTGCTGCTGCAAAGTCCAAACCCCGCAGCCGCTGTGGAAGAACAGGCTTTTTATCATTACGCTTGTCTATTTTGCCGTTTTCTATTTTGGGAACTTTGTAGGGGCCCTTTCCCCTCTGAGCATGGCGCTGTGGATGTATTCAGGCGTCATCGCTTTGCCGGTGCTGCTTGGGCTGCTCATAGGAGGGCTGATAGACTGGCTGGTGCCGTCAGAGTACATCTCCAAACTGCTGGCACGGAAGAAAAAAAGGACCATTCCTTACGCCGTCATTTCGGGGTTCCTGATGTCTGCCTGCAGCCACGGGATACTGGCCATCTCCATCCAGCTTTACAAAAAGGGAGCCTCCACGCCTTCTGTTGTGGCGTTCCTTCTGGCAAGCCCGTGGGCCAATCTGCCTCTAACCATGATAATGTTCGGGTTTTTCGGGATAAGGGCCCTGTTCATAATCTTTGGCGCAGTAGTGATCGCCCTGATATCGGGATACATTTTTATGTTCCTTGAAGGCAGAAACCTTGTGGACAGCAATCCTAACACGGTAGAGGTCGAGGATTCTTTTTCAATTCTGAAGGACGCTGCTTTAAGGCTTTCCAGGGTCAAGGTTGGTCTTTTGCCGGCTCTTGAAGGGGCCAAAGCTGTGTGGAAGGGAACCCTTGCGCTGGCGGATATGGTGCTTTGGTGGATAATGCTTGGTGCTTTTCTTTCCAGCCTGGCGGCAGCTTATGTGCCGAGCGGGATCTTTCAAAACTATATGGGGCCCACTGTTGCAGGGCTTTTGGCAACGCTGCTGCTGGCCACGGTGATAGAGATCTGCTCGGAAGGCTCTGCGCCGCTTGCCTTTGAGATCTTTAGGCAGACAGGCGCGCTGGGCAACAGTTTTGTGTTCTTAATGGCCGGTGTTGTTACCGACTACACCGAGATAGGGCTGCTGTGGGCCAATATCGGTTGGAGAACCGCTCTCTGGCTGCCTGCCGTGGCGGTGCCTCAGACAATTATTCTAGGGCTGATAGCCAACAGATTTTTGTAG